A window from Paraburkholderia acidiphila encodes these proteins:
- a CDS encoding LysE family translocator, which yields MNYFNVLLALSGVLLLSVASPGPNFVIVTSTAVASRRAGLATGLGLAAASGTWAWIAIAGLSLIVAHVAWIGTGLRIAGAAYLIWLGAKMLLTARQPLAVATQTGASGWAAAKKGYVVSMTNPKAIAFYGSIFALMVPAAAPRWLEVAVVVIAVLISCAWYCTMALLASHPSVRQFLVRRKAALDSVVGVVLIGLGGRMLAGR from the coding sequence GTGAACTATTTCAATGTCCTGCTCGCGCTTTCGGGCGTGCTGCTTCTGAGCGTCGCCAGCCCGGGGCCGAACTTTGTCATCGTCACCTCGACGGCGGTGGCTTCGCGCCGCGCGGGGCTCGCGACCGGCCTGGGCCTCGCCGCCGCCTCCGGCACCTGGGCGTGGATCGCCATCGCGGGCTTGAGCCTGATCGTCGCCCATGTCGCCTGGATCGGCACGGGACTGCGCATCGCGGGCGCGGCCTATCTGATCTGGCTCGGAGCGAAAATGCTCCTCACCGCGCGCCAGCCCCTGGCGGTCGCGACGCAGACGGGCGCATCGGGCTGGGCCGCCGCGAAAAAGGGCTACGTCGTCAGCATGACGAACCCCAAGGCCATTGCGTTCTACGGCAGCATCTTCGCGTTGATGGTGCCCGCCGCCGCGCCGCGTTGGCTCGAAGTGGCCGTCGTCGTGATCGCCGTCCTCATCTCGTGCGCCTGGTATTGCACGATGGCCCTGCTCGCCTCGCATCCGTCCGTGCGTCAGTTCCTCGTTCGGCGCAAAGCCGCGCTCGACTCGGTTGTGGGTGTCGTGCTGATCGGGCTCGGCGGGCGCATGCTCGCAGGGCGCTAA
- a CDS encoding bifunctional helix-turn-helix transcriptional regulator/GNAT family N-acetyltransferase: protein MDFIDVPAQPRETTILELREFSRRLVRELGFMRTTLADSDLAPSAVHAIIEIGAQPGINARALGDILRLDKSNTSRQVARLEAAGLVKRKTADDDARSSELTLSAAGQKLRAKIDRFATDQVSNALRRLVPADQQVLVRALALYADALAHDNPNAGGATASTAGVQIVEGYLPGCIGDIASLHARFYAANWGFGAYFEKKVATELAEFAGALPDDNKALWLAVERDRILASLAIDGNESGNTGVAHLRWFIVDDSLRGTGIGRQLMTSAMRFVDARYAETYLWTFKGLDAARHLYESFGFQLAEEFEGDQWGTKVTEQRFVRRASPGASK, encoded by the coding sequence ATGGATTTTATCGACGTGCCCGCCCAGCCTCGCGAGACGACCATCCTCGAGCTGCGCGAGTTCTCGCGGCGACTCGTGCGCGAACTGGGCTTCATGCGCACGACGCTGGCGGATAGCGATCTCGCCCCTTCCGCCGTGCACGCCATCATCGAGATCGGCGCGCAGCCGGGCATCAATGCGCGGGCGCTGGGCGACATCCTGCGACTCGACAAGTCGAACACGAGCCGCCAGGTCGCGCGGCTCGAGGCGGCGGGTCTCGTCAAACGCAAGACTGCCGACGACGACGCGCGCTCGTCCGAACTGACCCTGAGCGCGGCGGGCCAGAAGCTGCGCGCGAAGATCGACCGCTTCGCCACGGACCAGGTTTCCAACGCGCTGCGGCGGCTGGTTCCCGCCGATCAACAGGTGCTCGTGCGCGCGCTCGCGCTCTACGCCGACGCGCTCGCGCACGACAACCCCAACGCGGGTGGCGCGACCGCGTCGACAGCGGGCGTGCAGATCGTGGAAGGCTACCTGCCCGGCTGCATTGGCGACATTGCGAGCCTGCACGCGCGGTTCTACGCAGCGAACTGGGGCTTCGGCGCTTACTTCGAGAAGAAGGTGGCGACGGAACTGGCCGAATTCGCCGGTGCGTTGCCGGACGACAACAAGGCGTTGTGGCTGGCGGTGGAACGCGATCGCATCCTGGCTTCGCTTGCCATCGACGGCAACGAGAGCGGCAATACAGGCGTCGCCCATCTGCGCTGGTTCATCGTGGACGACTCGCTGCGCGGCACCGGTATCGGCAGGCAGTTGATGACGAGCGCCATGCGGTTCGTCGATGCGCGCTACGCCGAGACTTACCTCTGGACGTTCAAGGGCCTCGACGCCGCGCGGCATCTGTACGAGTCGTTCGGCTTCCAGTTGGCTGAGGAATTCGAAGGCGACCAATGGGGCACGAAGGTCACAGAGCAGCGCTTCGTGAGGCGCGCCTCTCCAGGCGCGTCAAAATAA
- a CDS encoding alpha/beta hydrolase family protein, producing the protein MSGRIASRWRRVSPLTYLLAFVLAASSLLAHAQSAPRVVDIPTRPGVTQRFLFIAPAAPKAVAMLYAGGHGGLQLDSQGNFGWGANNFLVRTRMLFVNDGVAVAVIDAPGDRQSPPYLDGFRLTPEHAEDARAVIAWLRAQLQVPVWLVGTSRGTQSVAAIAIALANSANTGASPGAGPDGIVLTSTILRENRGGDPVTSMNLAALKIPVLVVHNKDDACKLCPVSDTDTLVQKLTQSPRTKLMLVSGGTSRGDPCGALAYHGYNGIESDVVHDITSWMLAP; encoded by the coding sequence ATGAGTGGGCGCATCGCTTCGCGTTGGCGGCGCGTGTCGCCGCTGACGTACCTGCTGGCGTTCGTGCTCGCAGCGTCGTCCTTGCTGGCCCATGCGCAAAGCGCGCCCAGGGTCGTCGACATTCCAACCCGGCCCGGCGTTACCCAGCGCTTTCTTTTCATTGCGCCGGCGGCGCCGAAGGCAGTCGCAATGCTTTACGCGGGCGGGCACGGCGGTCTGCAACTGGACTCGCAGGGAAACTTCGGCTGGGGCGCCAACAACTTTCTCGTGCGCACCCGTATGCTGTTCGTGAACGACGGCGTCGCCGTGGCGGTCATCGACGCACCGGGCGACCGGCAGTCGCCACCTTACCTGGACGGCTTTCGCCTCACGCCCGAACACGCCGAGGATGCGCGTGCCGTGATCGCATGGTTGCGCGCGCAACTACAGGTGCCGGTCTGGCTCGTCGGCACGAGCCGCGGCACGCAGTCGGTCGCGGCCATCGCCATTGCGCTCGCGAATAGCGCCAACACCGGCGCGAGCCCGGGCGCGGGGCCGGACGGCATCGTGCTCACCTCGACCATCCTGCGTGAGAACCGGGGCGGCGACCCGGTCACCAGCATGAACCTCGCCGCGCTCAAGATTCCCGTGCTGGTGGTGCACAACAAGGACGACGCGTGCAAGCTCTGTCCCGTATCCGACACGGACACCCTCGTGCAAAAACTCACGCAATCGCCGAGAACGAAGTTGATGCTCGTCTCCGGCGGCACCTCGCGTGGCGACCCGTGTGGGGCGCTTGCGTATCACGGCTACAACGGCATTGAAAGCGATGTCGTGCATGACATCACGTCGTGGATGCTGGCGCCTTGA
- a CDS encoding patatin-like phospholipase family protein, whose amino-acid sequence MNADNKEVRAETLTDAARKEECEMLEAEFKLLHPNASRTSIAPNASIEEREHALRRDIHGLPGDQVQCALCLSGGGIRSATFCLGVLQGLAKRGLLQNFHYLSTVSGGGYIGAWLTSWIQRTTLGNVLTALGHPPPPTNGPPGALHQPEPEEIRNLRAYSNYLSPVWGMSADLFTLIMTFARNLLLNWLVFVPLLLAAVAVPRLWLLSLHLQGGSVRVPLLAAGGLIAIGHGYMIGDMTGKPSTDTKEVRNWFLLCSFAPLCLAAVLLSWAATQQDLQTAGSQPGNLVWFACSGAVVQAVAVPVGFLVRRLRGIEPIHYPPRLWVILAIVGSGAVVAAGYFALVRYFAPPVARLRADPVMLTNYAVWSFPLVVCGLWIASVLQAGATGPLTRGNAQKLSQGVPRPPGMEAYREWWARASAYYFLAVVGWIGMFSIVTYAVLFLLDSGADRLSHVGLSGGLIGVAVSLAGYWSKTTATLKKRAPSLAAVARTRVLQISAAAFIVVLLIVLSYCVNVAIGVLRGDSDWDTKVGYARILTDTNCLYLLIACVFAVAFAFFVSAAIGANTFSLHNLYGNRLVRAYLGATNAQRNPQWFTNFDDNDNWSMNPKAPPFPLPPPPPRPPTRRLYPVVNTALNLAKPSKRRLAWQQRKATSFIISPLFTGSSTIGYVPTTGYADITLGRAMTISGAAASPNMGYHTSGLVAFVMTLFNVRLGWWLPSPRFGTASGLHRRNPIFGIMPLLREAFATSSDNNEHVYLSDGGHFENLGLYEMVRRRCRRIVVVDAAADPQYAYADLENAIRKIRIDFGISITFPMPLPTPSVGPGAIARRVRIGAIGYSAVDAGQLDGQLILIKPVLFGDEPVDVCSYAATSKVPGGAFPQETTADQFFTEAQFESYRMLGEHTVLNTFKKYGQWAVANPALSVALARPPASVPAPAPASAAAADDEANATKGSAFAQWLQSIGHNAVLASALAATGAAGVVATHLPSVISPKAPDTQPGEKPPGKVAPGSPDTSGLPARLETLQNSTERLSVAIDRLIVALQPQPQPQPDSPDPALAGQIGALAQSINALQASITKLQSPAWSSTDVTTQLRLLAELTQRVDKVSATLAAQNPSSNAAATLAELTLIKAQLDTLTRSVNALSPQNYVRGGLQ is encoded by the coding sequence ATGAACGCGGACAATAAAGAGGTTCGGGCCGAAACCCTGACCGACGCGGCTCGCAAGGAAGAGTGCGAGATGCTCGAGGCCGAGTTCAAACTCCTGCATCCGAATGCCAGCCGCACCTCGATCGCTCCCAACGCGAGCATAGAGGAGCGCGAGCATGCCCTACGGCGCGACATTCATGGATTGCCCGGCGACCAGGTGCAATGCGCGCTGTGCCTGTCCGGCGGCGGAATTCGCAGCGCGACGTTCTGCCTGGGCGTGCTTCAGGGGCTTGCGAAGCGGGGCCTGTTGCAAAACTTCCACTATCTCTCGACGGTATCGGGTGGCGGTTATATCGGAGCCTGGCTGACAAGCTGGATACAGCGCACGACGCTCGGCAATGTGCTCACGGCGCTGGGGCACCCGCCGCCGCCCACGAACGGGCCGCCCGGCGCGCTTCACCAGCCGGAGCCGGAAGAGATTCGCAACCTGCGTGCGTACAGCAATTACCTGAGTCCGGTGTGGGGCATGTCGGCCGATCTGTTCACGCTCATCATGACCTTTGCGCGTAATCTGTTGCTCAACTGGCTTGTGTTCGTCCCGCTGCTGCTCGCGGCGGTCGCCGTACCGCGATTGTGGCTGCTTTCACTACACTTGCAAGGCGGGAGCGTGCGTGTCCCTTTGCTTGCCGCGGGGGGGCTGATCGCAATCGGCCACGGCTACATGATCGGCGACATGACCGGCAAGCCCAGCACTGATACCAAGGAGGTACGCAACTGGTTCCTCCTTTGCAGCTTCGCTCCGCTCTGTCTGGCTGCTGTGCTGTTGAGCTGGGCGGCCACCCAGCAGGATCTGCAAACAGCGGGCTCGCAGCCTGGCAACCTCGTCTGGTTTGCGTGTTCGGGGGCGGTGGTACAGGCCGTCGCGGTTCCGGTCGGTTTCCTTGTGCGGCGCCTTCGCGGCATCGAACCGATTCACTATCCGCCGAGGCTATGGGTGATTCTCGCGATTGTGGGCAGCGGCGCGGTCGTTGCCGCGGGCTATTTCGCACTGGTGCGCTATTTCGCCCCGCCGGTGGCGCGTTTGCGCGCGGACCCGGTAATGCTCACGAACTATGCGGTCTGGTCATTCCCGCTCGTTGTTTGCGGTCTGTGGATCGCCTCGGTATTGCAGGCGGGAGCGACGGGTCCGCTGACCCGGGGAAATGCCCAGAAGTTGTCTCAGGGGGTTCCCCGTCCGCCCGGCATGGAGGCCTATCGAGAGTGGTGGGCACGCGCCAGCGCGTACTACTTCCTTGCTGTAGTCGGGTGGATCGGCATGTTTTCAATCGTGACGTATGCCGTTCTATTTTTGCTTGATTCGGGCGCCGATCGGCTCTCGCACGTTGGGCTCAGTGGCGGACTGATCGGTGTTGCGGTAAGCCTTGCGGGCTACTGGAGCAAGACCACGGCAACGCTCAAAAAACGCGCACCGTCGCTCGCTGCGGTCGCTAGAACGCGCGTGCTCCAGATCTCGGCTGCGGCATTCATTGTCGTGTTGTTGATCGTGTTGAGCTATTGCGTGAACGTTGCCATTGGTGTCCTTCGCGGAGATTCCGATTGGGACACGAAAGTGGGCTATGCGCGCATCCTTACCGATACGAATTGTTTGTATCTCCTCATTGCATGCGTGTTTGCTGTGGCGTTCGCGTTCTTCGTATCGGCAGCGATCGGCGCCAATACGTTTTCGTTGCACAACCTGTATGGCAACCGGCTCGTGCGCGCCTATCTGGGCGCAACCAACGCGCAGCGCAATCCGCAGTGGTTCACCAACTTCGACGATAACGACAATTGGTCGATGAATCCTAAGGCGCCGCCGTTCCCGCTGCCGCCGCCGCCGCCGCGCCCGCCCACGCGACGTCTCTATCCCGTCGTCAACACCGCGCTGAATCTCGCGAAACCTTCGAAGCGACGTCTCGCATGGCAACAGCGCAAAGCCACTTCCTTCATCATCTCGCCGCTTTTCACCGGGAGCAGCACGATCGGCTATGTGCCGACAACCGGCTATGCCGATATCACGCTAGGTCGCGCAATGACCATCTCGGGCGCTGCCGCTTCGCCCAACATGGGCTATCACACGTCGGGTCTCGTGGCCTTCGTGATGACGCTTTTCAACGTCCGGCTCGGCTGGTGGCTGCCGTCGCCGCGTTTTGGCACAGCGAGCGGACTACACCGCCGGAATCCGATCTTCGGCATCATGCCGCTGTTAAGGGAGGCATTCGCCACCTCGAGCGATAACAATGAGCATGTCTATCTCTCCGATGGTGGCCACTTCGAGAATCTCGGCCTGTATGAAATGGTAAGGCGTCGTTGCCGGCGCATCGTGGTTGTCGATGCCGCGGCGGATCCTCAATATGCGTATGCGGACCTGGAGAATGCGATCCGCAAGATCCGCATTGACTTCGGCATTTCGATAACCTTTCCCATGCCGTTGCCGACCCCGAGCGTCGGGCCGGGTGCCATTGCCAGGCGGGTTCGCATTGGCGCCATTGGCTATTCGGCGGTCGACGCAGGGCAGCTCGACGGCCAACTCATCCTCATCAAGCCGGTGCTATTCGGCGATGAACCGGTGGACGTATGCAGCTATGCCGCCACAAGCAAGGTGCCAGGCGGGGCGTTCCCGCAGGAAACCACCGCTGATCAATTTTTCACCGAGGCGCAATTCGAAAGCTACCGAATGCTTGGTGAACACACAGTTCTGAATACGTTCAAGAAATATGGCCAGTGGGCGGTGGCGAACCCCGCACTTTCAGTCGCACTCGCGCGCCCGCCCGCTTCTGTGCCCGCACCTGCACCGGCAAGCGCGGCTGCGGCGGATGACGAGGCGAATGCCACGAAAGGCAGCGCGTTCGCGCAATGGTTGCAGTCGATCGGTCATAACGCGGTGCTTGCCTCCGCGCTGGCGGCGACGGGCGCAGCCGGAGTCGTTGCCACGCATCTGCCGTCGGTCATCTCTCCGAAGGCGCCCGACACACAACCTGGAGAGAAGCCACCTGGCAAGGTGGCGCCGGGCAGCCCCGACACATCCGGTCTGCCTGCGCGGCTCGAGACGCTGCAGAATTCGACCGAGCGCCTGAGCGTCGCGATCGATCGCCTGATTGTCGCTTTGCAACCGCAACCGCAGCCGCAACCGGACAGTCCGGACCCCGCTCTTGCTGGGCAAATCGGTGCGCTCGCGCAGAGCATCAATGCGCTGCAAGCGTCGATCACAAAATTGCAGTCACCGGCGTGGTCAAGCACCGATGTGACGACGCAGCTACGATTGCTTGCTGAATTGACGCAGCGTGTCGACAAGGTCAGCGCGACGCTCGCGGCACAGAATCCATCCAGCAACGCCGCCGCGACGTTAGCCGAACTCACGCTCATCAAGGCGCAACTCGACACGTTGACGCGCAGCGTGAACGCACTCAGCCCGCAAAACTATGTTCGTGGGGGGCTGCAATGA
- a CDS encoding potassium transporter Kup: MLQERLDPIRQAPKVKARNRDDSGQSALVLGALGVVFGDIGTSPIYALREAVQTAHTAAQPFVMGVLSMILWAVLIVVVLKYACFVMRADNEGEGGIVALTALVRAGFAKAGRPAPRLLVLAGLVGAAMFYGDSMITPAISVLSAVEGLKEINPAFDSAVLPVSLAILVALFLFQSRGTAVVGRTFGPVMAVWFVSLGAVGVYHIARYPAILAAVSPVWAVRLALSHPALAFGVLAAVILALTGAEALYADIGHFGTRSIRIAFFCVVLPAIVLGYFGQAATVLFEPGGASQPFFHSVPHWALIPAVGIAMLATIIASQAVISGAFSMTSQAIELGFLPRMRTIETSSKRRGQVYVPAVNAGLLVAVVFLVLFFRSSGRLTSAYGLAVAMTMVTTSMQMLSVCHEVWGWPRLIAVLACVPLLVVDGMLLAANLPKIPTGGWFPVSVGAVLFITMSTWNRGRELEARHAARGESVDAFLHDTCSAGPKPSRVPGTAVYPGNVPGMTPAALVCNVRHNHVLHRTVIVFANVSESAPQADDETRIETRELGAGCWEIVAHHGFVERPNLPHLLASLQGRLGDWRFDPRQTTYYLPRDEVLRQPAQQDVSHWRARLFAFMSYHCASSAEYYGLAPEHVVELGVQVAL, translated from the coding sequence ATGCTTCAGGAACGCCTCGACCCCATCAGACAAGCGCCGAAAGTCAAGGCGCGCAACCGGGACGACTCCGGCCAGAGCGCGCTGGTGCTCGGCGCGCTTGGCGTGGTGTTTGGCGACATCGGCACGAGTCCGATCTACGCGCTGCGCGAAGCGGTCCAGACGGCGCATACCGCGGCGCAGCCCTTCGTGATGGGCGTGCTCTCCATGATCCTGTGGGCAGTGCTCATCGTCGTGGTGCTCAAGTACGCTTGCTTCGTGATGCGCGCCGATAACGAGGGCGAGGGCGGCATCGTCGCGCTCACGGCGCTCGTGCGCGCCGGGTTCGCGAAGGCAGGGCGCCCCGCGCCGCGTCTGCTCGTGCTCGCGGGCCTCGTTGGCGCGGCGATGTTCTACGGCGACTCGATGATCACGCCCGCCATCTCCGTGCTCTCCGCGGTGGAGGGGCTCAAGGAAATCAATCCTGCGTTCGACAGCGCCGTGCTGCCGGTTTCGCTGGCGATTCTCGTGGCGCTCTTCCTGTTCCAGTCGCGCGGCACCGCCGTGGTCGGGCGCACGTTCGGTCCCGTCATGGCGGTATGGTTCGTGAGCCTCGGGGCGGTAGGCGTGTATCACATCGCGCGCTATCCCGCGATTCTCGCCGCGGTGTCGCCGGTATGGGCGGTGCGGCTCGCGCTCTCGCATCCTGCGCTCGCGTTCGGCGTGCTCGCCGCCGTGATCCTGGCGTTGACCGGCGCCGAAGCGCTCTATGCCGACATCGGTCACTTCGGCACGCGTTCCATTCGCATCGCGTTCTTTTGCGTTGTGCTGCCCGCGATTGTCCTCGGCTATTTTGGCCAGGCCGCGACGGTGCTGTTCGAGCCGGGCGGCGCGAGCCAGCCGTTTTTTCACTCGGTGCCCCACTGGGCGCTCATTCCGGCTGTCGGCATCGCCATGCTTGCCACCATCATCGCTTCGCAAGCGGTGATTTCGGGTGCGTTTTCGATGACGAGCCAGGCGATCGAACTGGGCTTCCTGCCACGCATGCGGACGATAGAGACGTCGAGCAAGCGGCGCGGCCAGGTGTATGTTCCGGCGGTGAACGCGGGCTTGCTCGTGGCCGTGGTGTTTCTGGTGCTGTTCTTTCGCAGCTCCGGGCGGCTCACTTCGGCGTATGGCCTCGCGGTAGCGATGACGATGGTGACCACGTCGATGCAGATGCTATCCGTATGCCACGAAGTGTGGGGGTGGCCGCGCCTCATTGCGGTGCTCGCGTGCGTGCCGCTGCTGGTCGTGGACGGCATGCTGCTTGCCGCGAACCTGCCGAAAATCCCCACGGGCGGCTGGTTTCCGGTCTCCGTGGGCGCGGTGCTGTTCATCACGATGAGCACCTGGAACCGGGGCCGCGAACTGGAGGCGCGCCATGCGGCGCGCGGCGAGTCGGTCGACGCCTTCTTGCACGACACCTGCTCAGCCGGTCCGAAGCCGTCCCGCGTGCCTGGCACGGCCGTCTACCCGGGCAACGTACCCGGCATGACGCCGGCCGCGCTCGTGTGTAACGTGCGGCACAATCACGTCCTGCACCGCACGGTAATCGTGTTCGCGAACGTTTCGGAGTCCGCACCACAGGCGGACGATGAAACGCGTATCGAGACGCGCGAGCTGGGAGCGGGCTGCTGGGAGATCGTTGCGCATCATGGCTTTGTCGAGCGGCCCAATCTGCCGCACCTGCTGGCCTCGCTGCAAGGCCGGCTGGGCGACTGGCGGTTCGATCCGCGGCAGACCACCTACTATCTGCCGCGAGACGAAGTGCTGAGACAGCCCGCCCAGCAAGACGTGAGCCACTGGCGCGCGCGGCTTTTCGCTTTCATGTCGTACCACTGCGCTTCTAGTGCCGAGTACTACGGCCTCGCTCCCGAGCATGTGGTCGAATTGGGCGTGCAAGTGGCGCTCTGA
- the gcvA gene encoding transcriptional regulator GcvA: MTTPVYLNAMRAFEASARHQSFSAAAAELNVTPAAVGQLVRSLEDWLGTPLFVRGSGGRARLVATEVAERALPDIRAGFDRLSLGLERLKEGSANGVLTVTVSPAFAAKWLLPRIDRFQTAWPDTDVRLDTSLKLLDFIAQGVDIGVRYGAGAWPGLVAEKLMDEEIFPVCSPAVRRAGKWRVPRDLTRAPLIHDLSVDSHAGFASWQAWFASVGVTLAPVSRGMKINNSAAVLQAAIEGHGVALARSVMARDDLAAGRLVRLFPEVALTSALAYYVVYRPECASLPRLVAFRDWLKDEAGGGAQTSFTRSRRALKAPASTT; the protein is encoded by the coding sequence ATGACGACGCCGGTCTACCTCAACGCCATGCGCGCATTCGAAGCAAGCGCGCGGCATCAGAGCTTTTCCGCCGCGGCGGCCGAACTGAACGTGACGCCTGCCGCCGTTGGCCAGCTCGTGCGCAGTCTCGAAGACTGGCTTGGCACGCCCTTGTTCGTACGCGGCAGCGGCGGACGCGCGCGGCTCGTGGCGACGGAAGTGGCCGAGCGCGCGCTGCCCGACATCCGCGCGGGTTTCGATCGCTTGAGTCTGGGGCTGGAGCGCCTGAAGGAAGGTTCGGCGAACGGTGTGCTGACTGTCACGGTGAGCCCCGCGTTCGCCGCGAAATGGCTCCTGCCGCGCATCGACCGCTTTCAGACTGCGTGGCCGGACACGGACGTTCGTCTGGATACGAGCCTGAAGCTGCTCGATTTCATTGCGCAGGGCGTCGATATCGGCGTGCGCTATGGGGCGGGCGCGTGGCCGGGGCTCGTTGCCGAAAAGCTCATGGACGAGGAGATCTTTCCCGTCTGTTCGCCGGCCGTGCGCCGAGCCGGCAAATGGCGCGTGCCGCGCGATCTCACGCGCGCGCCGCTCATTCACGATCTCTCCGTGGACAGCCATGCGGGCTTCGCTTCGTGGCAGGCGTGGTTCGCGAGCGTGGGCGTGACGCTTGCGCCGGTCAGCCGCGGCATGAAGATCAACAACTCGGCTGCTGTGCTGCAAGCCGCGATAGAGGGCCACGGCGTCGCGCTCGCGCGCAGCGTCATGGCGCGCGACGATCTCGCGGCTGGCAGGCTAGTACGCCTCTTTCCGGAAGTCGCCTTGACATCGGCGCTGGCGTATTACGTGGTCTATCGCCCCGAGTGCGCGAGTCTGCCTCGCCTCGTGGCGTTTCGTGACTGGCTGAAGGACGAGGCCGGAGGCGGTGCGCAAACGTCGTTCACGCGTAGTCGCCGCGCACTCAAGGCGCCAGCATCCACGACGTGA
- a CDS encoding isocitrate lyase/PEP mutase family protein, whose protein sequence is MTTSTAARRAAFRAKVNERRGLLMPGAFNAMSARVIEDAGFEALYLTGAGVTNMSFGLPDLGFIGLSDIAEHTARVRDAVNLPLVVDADTGFGNALNVRQTVRTLERSGADAIQFEDQIMPKKCGHFANKEVIGASEMVGKIRAAVDAREDGNLLIMARTDAAAVHGIEDAIARGHAFIEAGADILFIEATEKLEDIERLPKLIDAPQLINIVIGGKTPVQSREALAGLGYALVLYANAALQGAVAGMQRALGQLRANGRLDEDANIVAPFAERQRLVNKPLFDRLDKEYAPKD, encoded by the coding sequence ATGACCACCTCAACTGCCGCGCGCCGCGCCGCTTTCCGCGCCAAGGTCAACGAACGCCGCGGCCTGCTCATGCCGGGCGCCTTCAATGCCATGAGCGCCCGCGTGATCGAGGACGCCGGCTTCGAGGCGCTCTACCTCACGGGTGCGGGCGTGACCAACATGTCGTTCGGCCTGCCCGATCTTGGTTTCATCGGGCTGTCCGACATTGCCGAGCACACGGCGCGCGTGCGTGACGCCGTCAACCTGCCGCTCGTCGTCGACGCCGATACGGGCTTCGGCAACGCACTGAACGTGCGTCAGACCGTGCGCACGCTGGAGCGCAGCGGCGCGGACGCGATCCAGTTCGAAGACCAGATCATGCCGAAGAAATGCGGCCACTTCGCCAACAAGGAAGTGATCGGCGCGAGCGAGATGGTGGGCAAGATCCGCGCGGCCGTGGACGCGCGCGAAGACGGCAACCTGCTCATCATGGCGCGCACCGACGCGGCCGCGGTGCACGGTATCGAAGACGCGATCGCGCGCGGTCATGCGTTCATCGAGGCGGGCGCGGACATTCTCTTTATCGAAGCCACGGAAAAGCTCGAGGACATCGAGCGCTTGCCGAAACTCATCGACGCTCCGCAGCTCATCAACATCGTGATTGGCGGCAAGACCCCGGTGCAGTCGCGCGAAGCGTTGGCTGGCCTCGGCTACGCGTTGGTGCTGTATGCGAACGCGGCGCTGCAAGGCGCGGTGGCCGGCATGCAGCGTGCGCTCGGACAATTGCGCGCGAACGGGCGCCTCGACGAAGACGCGAATATCGTCGCGCCGTTCGCCGAGCGTCAGCGCCTCGTGAACAAGCCGCTGTTCGACCGGCTCGATAAAGAGTACGCGCCGAAGGACTGA